A single window of Sphaerodactylus townsendi isolate TG3544 linkage group LG03, MPM_Stown_v2.3, whole genome shotgun sequence DNA harbors:
- the LOC125428172 gene encoding nuclear receptor subfamily 1 group D member 1-like, whose amino-acid sequence MDNNSGGVILYVGSTGGSSPTPGSPPSGYLVPSPQHSLPSSLEELTLTEIGAIKPQTASSPSSPKVAFQFPEAVRYSNKGPSPPTQSRVPAAKQNGATGTFTKTGGMVLLCKVCGDIASGFHYGVHACEGCKGFFRRSIQQNINYKMCVKNENCMIMRMNRNRCQHCRFKKCLAVGMSRDAVRFGRIPKREKQRLLDEMQSYMNSLNEAPMEVSLSPEADAPPSPNIQEEEAINAISRAYHDIFVSGQDRLCKHGGTPGVEACPLSNYNDQQLNGSYGYGQYESSSLRLSNYGPQESPSYVENSSRNFGNEIFQAQQAGYLHNAGRFPAFDYGYPETNAQRGCTWRGTTSRGIACPLNAIPYSSNGKSSQQVWEEFSQCFTPAVKEVVEFAKSIPGFQSLCQQDQVMLLKAGTFQVSLSSSLHVLMTRWSSF is encoded by the exons gtgGCGTAATCCTGTACGTGGGCTCAACTGGAGGTTCCAGCCCAACCCCAGGCAGCCCACCCAGTGGATATCTGGTGCCTTCGCCCCAACactctctgccctcctccttgGAAGAGCTGACCCTTACCGAAATCGGGGCTATCAAGCCCCAAACAGCCAGCTCCCCCTCCTCACCCAAGGTCGCCTTCCAGTTCCCTGAGGCAGTTCGCTACTCCAACAAAGGCCCGTCACCTCCAACGCAGAGCAGAGTGCCTGCTGCCAAACAGAACGGAGCTACCGGCACCTTTACCA AAACTGGAGGGATGGTGCTACTTTGCAAGGTCTGCGGTGACATTGCCTCCGGCTTCCATTATGGTGTCCATGCCTGTGAAGGATGCAAG GGGTTCTTCCGCCGGAGCATACAGCAGAACATCAACTACAAGATGTGTGTCAAGAATGAAAACTGCATGATCATGCGGATGAATCGCAACCGCTGCCAGCACTGCCGTTTCAAGAAGTGCTTGGCAGTGGGCATGTCAAGAGATG CCGTTCGCTTTGGGCGCATTCCCAAGCGGGAGAAGCAACGTCTGCTTGACGAGATGCAGAGCTACATGAACAGCTTGAACGAGGCCCCCATGGAGGTCAGCCTGAGTCCAGAGGCGgatgccccgcccagcccgaaCATACAGGAGGAGGAAGCAATAAATGCCATCTCGAGAGCATACCACGATATCTTTGTAAGCGGGCAAGACCGCCTCTGCAAGCACGGAGGAACTCCAGGGGTCGAGGCCTGCCCCTTGAGCAACTATAATGACCAGCAGCTGAACGGTTCCTACGGCTACGGGCAGTACGAGTCGTCTAGCTTGCGCTTGTCCAACTACGGCCCTCAGGAATCGCCCAGCTACGTGGAGAATAGTTCCCGCAACTTTGGCAACGAGATCTTCCAGGCCCAGCAGGCTGGCTATCTGCACAATGCTGGGCGTTTTCCAGCCTTTGACTATGGCTATCCAGAAACAAATGCCCAGAGGGGCTGCACTTGGCGGGGGACAACCAGCAGAGGCATC GCGTGCCCTTTGAACGCCATCCCGTACAGCAGCAATGGTAAAAGCAGCCAGCAGGTGTGGGAGGAGTTTTCACAGTGCTTCACACCAGCAGTCAAGGAAGTGGTGGAGTTTGCCAAGAGCATCCCAGGCTTCCAGTCGCTCTGCCAGCAGGACCAAGTGATGCTGCTCAAAGCCGGCACCTTCCAGGTGAGTCTGTCATCCTCACTGCATGTGCTAATGACAAGGTGGAGTTCATTCTGA